A single Capra hircus breed San Clemente chromosome 13, ASM170441v1, whole genome shotgun sequence DNA region contains:
- the LOC102187692 gene encoding LOW QUALITY PROTEIN: trophoblast Kunitz domain protein 1-like (The sequence of the model RefSeq protein was modified relative to this genomic sequence to represent the inferred CDS: inserted 1 base in 1 codon; deleted 1 base in 1 codon) has protein sequence MVVGRPVSHLSSEVGEGGQGIEVQHPQEPSCEATKMRRLCLSAALLVLLVILVDTTPLNIHHIQDEGLETNHTRELEKRSVVNVIKSVLGGVITGTKIIGDGASILTGLAEIINKALKGQVMISGIQFDNHAQEELPTLEIEYSTLSEEIKGVETSHKQGIEKRSVLPVVKGILGGVLKGVKIVGKGASILTGLAEIVKKALKGQVMISGIQFDNPMPEELPTLEIEYSTLSEENEGVETSHKHGLEKRSVKKVFKKILGGVIKGSKIVGNGASILGGLAKMLNKTIRDEVMISRIQFDNHTQEELPTLEIEYAVLSEENKGGETSHKQRLEKRAVLPVLKVSLAVCLKVPRFLEREPVXITGLAEIVKKALKGQVMISGIQFDNSTQEEMPTLQIEYSTLIEENEGVETIHKQGIEKRSVLPVVKGILGGVLKGVKIVGKGASILTGLAEIVKKALKGQVMISGIQFDNSTQEELPTLEIEYSTLSEEIKGVETSQKRVLEKRSVVHVVKSILGGVIKGTKIFGKGASILTGLAEIVNKALKGQVMISGIQFENHKPEELPTLNMEYSTLNEENKVSPAFMPAFCMEPKFVGVCNGSMTRYFYNAQTGHCEMFVYGGCGGNENNFQTLEECMKTCFPKAGSLCWGVNISVSPLLSINATLKGQKHERTLTFCSPSRPPGDPSGRHSGG, from the exons ATGGTTGTAGGAAGACCTGTTTCACACCTGTCATCTGAGGTAGGTGAGGGGGGTCAGGGCATTGAGGTCCAG CATCCTCAGGAGCCCTCCTGCGAGGCCACCAAGATGAGACGGCTCTGCCTCTCTGCAGCCCTTCTCGTCCTCCTGGTTATCCTGGTGGACACCACCCCACTGAATATACACCATATCCAGGATGAAG GTCTGGAGACAAACCATACACGGGAACTTGAGAAGCGTTCAGTAGTAAACGTGATTAAAAGTGTCCTCGGCGGTGTGATTACAG GTACTAAGATTATCGGAGATGGAGCCAGTATACTAACAGGATTGGCTGAAATAATCAACAAAGCACTTAAAG GTCAGGTGATGATTTCCGGAATACAATTCGATAACCATGCACAAGAGGAACTGCCAACACTCGAGATTGAATACTCAACACTCAGTGAGGAGATCAAAG GTGTGGAGACAAGCCATAAACAGGGCATTGAGAAGCGTTCAGTACTACCCGTGGTTAAAGGTATCCTCGGCGGTGTGCTTAAAG GTGTCAAGATTGTCGGAAAGGGAGCCAGTATACTAACAGGATTGGCTGAAATAGTCAAGAAAGCACTTAAAG GTCAGGTGATGATTTCTGGGATACAGTTCGATAACCCTATGCCAGAGGAACTGCCAACACTCGAGATTGAATACTCAACACTCAGTGAGGAGAATGAAG GTGTGGAGACAAGCCATAAACACGGCCTTGAGAAGCGTTCAgtaaaaaaagtgtttaaaaagatCCTCGGCGGTGTGATTAAAG GTTCCAAGATTGTCGGAAATGGAGCCAGTATACTAGGAGGATTGGCTAAAATGCTGAACAAAACAATCAGAG ATGAGGTGATGATTTCAAGAATACAATTCGATAACCATACACAAGAGGAATTGCCAACACTCGAAATTGAATACGCAGTACTCAGTGAGGAGAATAAAG GTGGGGAGACAAGCCATAAGCAGAGACTTGAGAAGCGTGCAGTACTGCCTGTG TTAAAGGTATCCTTGGCGGTGTGCTTAAAG GTGCCAAGATTTTTGGAAAGGGAGCCAG TAATAACAGGATTGGCTGAAATAGTCAAGAAAGCACTTAAAG GTCAGGTAATGATTTCCGGGATACAGTTTGATAACAGTACTCAAGAGGAAATGCCAACACTCCAGATTGAATACTCAACACTCATTGAGGAGAATGAAG GTGTGGAGACAATCCATAAACAGGGCATTGAGAAGCGTTCAGTTCTACCCGTGGTTAAAGGTATCCTCGGCGGTGTGCTTAAAG GTGTCAAGATTGTCGGAAAGGGAGCCAGTATACTAACAGGATTGGCTGAAATAGTCAAGAAAGCCCTTAAAG GTCAGGTGATGATTTCCGGAATACAGTTTGATAACAGTACTCAAGAGGAATTGCCAACACTCGAGATTGAATACTCAACACTCAGTGAGGAGATCAAAG GTGTGGAGACAAGCCAGAAGCGGGTACTTGAGAAGCGTTCAGTAGTACATGTGGTCAAAAGTATCCTCGGCGGTGTGATTAAAG GTACCAAGATTTTCGGAAAAGGAGCCAGTATACTAACAGGATTGGctgaaatagtcaataaagcacttAAAG GTCAGGTGATGATTTCCGGAATCCAGTTTGAAAACCATAAGCCAGAGGAATTGCCAACACTCAATATGGAATACTCAACACTCAATGAGGAGAATAAAG TTTCCCCAGCTTTTATGCCTGCTTTCTGCATGGAGCCTAAATTTGTGGGTGTCTGCAATGGCTCGATGACCAGGTACTTCTACAATGCCCAGACCGGACACTGTGAGATGTTTGTATATGGCGGTTGCGGAGGAAACGAAAACAACTTCCAAACATTGGAGGAGTGCATGAAGACCTGCTTTCCAAAGGCAGGGTCCCTGTG